TTGTTGCAATATCCGATATTTCCTTTTGGATCAGTTTGAATAAGGCCCTGACTCATATTCTCGGCTAGGTTACGGAAGCGCTGTTCGCTTTGCACCAGGTTCTCCCGAGCGATTCTACTTGCCGTCACGTCCTCGATAAACCCTTCATAATAATGCACACTACCGTCGGTGTCTCTGACAATGCGCCCACGCATCCGGCCCCAGAACGGCGAATTGTCCCTGCGCAGCAAACGGCACTCTCGAGGCGCCACCTCGCCCTTCTCGAACCCTTCGCCAATGATCCGTGTACGATCTTCCGGATCGACATACATCTGCGTTCCAATATTGTAGTAATGCTGAATCATCTCATCAGTGGAGGCAAAACCGAATATGGTGGCCATGGTTTTGTTGACACTTAAATAGGTGCCTTCGGGAGTGCTCTGAAAGATTCCTACCGGGGCATTGTCGAATATGCTCTTATACTTGCCCTCGACTACCAGAAGGGTTTCCCGAATTTTCTCCGAAGCACTCACGTCGCGAGCCACAAACACCTTGCCAATTGCTGCCCCAGAGGAGTCCAAGAGAGAATTGCATCGGACCATGAACCTGCCCGGAAGGTTGGGAAAGATAACGGCGATCTCCCTGGAGGAGCAGTCGCCTTGAGGGAAATGGCATTCGGCGCAGCCAAAAATCTCTTTGCATGTCCGGCCGACGATCTCCTTCGGCGCCAGCCCAAGTCGAACGGCCAAGGTCTTGTTGGCGCGCTGGACAATCCCGGTCCCATCGAGCAGAAAAACGATGTCGGAGATAGTGTCGAAAGTCCGCTCCAGCTCTTCTTTGGCCCGCAGAATTCGTTCACGGCTTTTCAGACGCGCTGTTACGTCCCGAAGCAGGATGGAAACCCCCGTGAATTTTCCGGAAACATCAGGCTGAAAGTCCATGCTGACACGCATTGACCTTTTTCTACCCGGCCCGGGAAATACGACCATTTTTTCGAACGATTTTCCGCGACCCGCCAGCCACTCTTGCCAGATTTCCGCCAACCAAGGAAAAATATCGCAAACATTCTTTCCGCAAAGGCTGTTTCCATTCGTTTGGGATTTTAAAGAATAGTAATCTTGGCCATGCAGCGCATGCTCATTTACAAGACTGGCCGCAGCGCGATTCAGATTCTCGATGACCCCATCGTGGGAGACAAAAATTACGGGTTGGTCGAAGCTCTCGAAAAACGTCAGATAGCGATTTTTCTCATTGGTCATCTCCCTCAGAGTCGAGGCCATTGCGGCCTTGTGTTCTCCTCCTGCCACTCCGGCCCATTCGGAACAGAACGCGGTCCCCATGCGATCGAAAAGCCTGATCAGGACATGCTCGATCCTGTCCCGCTCCTCGCCCGGCGACAAAAATTCACGCACGCAGTCCTGGTAGGCCTGACGATAGTATACGAAAAGCCCGAGAAACATGCCAAGTTCAATTCCTCTATCCCTGTGCAAGCGCGCCTCGGTCAAAGCAAAGCGGGTCAAAGGGTCCTTGGACCAGTCCGAATGTACGGGCAATTCGATTTCTGGGAGTCCAGAAGACTCAAATGCCGAGGCAACAGCTTCAGTCAAGCCGGCAATGGAAATTCGCCACGCCTCGACAAGAGTGGCCGTATAGGCCGCATAGCCTTGCTGACGGGCATAACCAAGTATGCGCTCCATGAGCCACGCTTCCTTCCCACGCAACAACTCGACAATTGTGTTCATTTACAACCCCGAACCGGAATCGTCAGAGCAGATTGAACAGAAACTCGACCCTCACAATCTTCACCCGACATGCTTTGAACGGCTCCAGCAAAAAAATCCGCCAGTTCGTCGATATCGACAAGCTCCCTGTAGAGAGGCGAAAATCTCGCCCGCTGCACGCCGTGAAGCGACGTTACCACATAAGCAGCTAAACGAAGAGCCGTCTCGGGACCCTTGGTGGCACTTAGTTTCCGGGCAAGAATTTGAACGACTTCCAGGCTGAGTGAGGCCAGCGCCGACATGTGCTCAGGATTGCTGAACATTGCGAAAGGTGGTTCACGGTAGGCCATCGCGTAACCTGTCGACGTGTCCGAAGTAAAAGCCATATAAGAACGCACAAAATCCTTGATCGCTTCGCGCATGTCCAAAGACAATGCCCCTACTTCGTTTTGAAGCTGATCCCTCAATCCCGTCATCACGAACAACAACGCATTGAAATAAAGGGTCTCCTTGTTGACGAAATAATATCGCGCAAGCCCTTGGGCGACCCCAGCCCGCCGCGAGATGCTCTCGATGCTTGCTTTTTCATAGCCCGATTCGGAAAAAGCGGCGCAAGCGGCTTGAAGGATCAAATTCTTCTTGTCATTTTTCATGGTATTCCCGTATTTATTTGTACGTACATACAACTTAGATCATGCGGAGATGACGCGCAAGACAGTTCGCACAATTTTCAACAAGGAAATTCAATGTTAATAATGAAATAAAGATAGTAATTTTGATTATTCCCTGAAACTTTGTTTTTCACAGCAATAAATCATTTCTAACCCACGAGGCGCGCTGTGACCAATAGCACCAAACTCCGAGACCAATCTGTCCTTTTCGTCGACGACGAACCGGCGGTTCGGGAGGGTTTGAGACGTGCGCTACACCATGCTCCATTTCGTTGTCATTTCGCAGAATCCGCCTTCCAGGCCTTGGAATTGATCGACTCGAAAAAAATCGACATCGTAGTCGCCGACGAACAAATGCCCGGGATGTCGGGCTCCGAATTCCTGAGCATCGTCCGCAACCGACAGCCACAGATCATACGGATCATCCTTTCGGGCCACGCGAGTATGGAACGGGTAATCGCCGCAATTAACTCCGGGCAGATCCATCGCTTTCTGACCAAACCCATCGAAACAAACCTATTGACTGAAATTCTTGAAGAATTTTTTAGCGACTTGCGCATGCAGGCGACGCAAAATGCCCTGCACAGCAGGACAGACACTCTCGGCAGATGGGAATGGGACATCCTGCAAGATAAATGGGGATGGAGCGAAGGCTTTGAGCGAATCATGCATTGCCGACTCATGGACGGAGATTCGGGCTTAGCCACTCTTTTCGCGACAGCTCACCCGCAAGACCGGGCCGAACTGATCTCCATCATTTACGACTGCCGGGACAGTGGACAGAACAGAGAAGCCGAGTTCCGCATTCTAACCAGCGACGGGAGCGTCCGCTGGATCGTTCAGTACATGGACGTTTTCAAGGATGGCAACAAGGTTTGGAAGCTCTTTGGCATGATGCGCGACATCACTGATCAAAAGGAAAAAGAAATGCTGCAGGTCGACCGTCTGATCATGCTGCAAACGACACTGAACAAGACCGTCGAAGCGCTAGGTCGCATGACGGAAATGCGCGACCCCTATACTGCTGGGCACCAGATACGGGTCGCACGTTTGGCCAAAGAGATCGGAAAGCGCATGGGCCTTGATCCAGGCCACCTGGAAGGACTGGAGATTGCGGCTAAACTTCATGATATTGGCAAAATCTACGTCCCTGCCGAATTCCTTGCCAAACCAGGGACATTGCGCGAAGCGGAGATGAATTTAATAAAGTATCACCCTGAAATTGGTCACCAAATCATTCAGGAAATACCCTTCAACATGCCTGTGGGCGACATAATTCTTCAGCATCATGAGCGTTTGGACGGATCTGGTTACCCACATGGTTTGAAAAAGAACGATATCATTTTGGAGGCGCAAATCATTGCCGTCGCAGACGTGTTCGAAGCTATGTCTTCCTACCGTCCCTACAGGCCCGGTCTTGGCGAGGAAGTTGCCATCAAGGAATTGCGCTCGAAGAAAGGCCTCTTCTTCGACCCCGCCGCCGTTGACGCTCTGGAAACCATTCTCATAGATCATCCAAACTTTCTTGATGAACCAAAGTCAGACTCAAACCATATATAATCATCATATTTTGTTATGAAACATTGTAACAAAATGCATATATGTATTCAGTATGCGAAAAAATATTGAGATTAAAAGGATAGTAAATTTATGAGAATCTTGATTGTTGAAGATGATATTTCAGGCGTCATGTTATTACGTAAAATTTTATACAATTATGGCGAAATAGCTGACGTAAATGATGGACCTAAAGCTATAGAAGCATTCGAAAAAGCTTGGAATGAAGGTAATCCATACAATCTTATTTTTTTAGACATTATGATGCCGAGCATGAGCGGACAAGATGTCCTATCCACAATCAGAAAAAAAGAAACTGAAATGCGACTACCTCAACTCAAAGAAGTTAAAGTTATCATAACATCCGCTCTCGACAGCGTTGATAGTGTCAGCCAGGCCTTCAACGAAGGCAGAGCTTCCGCATATTTAGTGAAGCCGATACTCAAACATCATGTCTTGGAAGAAATAAACAAGCTCGGATTCGTTTGAAACTTTTTATTTTAAATAATTATGTTAATCAAATAATGACATATTTTATAGATATATTTATTTCATGAGCAAGCACACGAAAGAAATATCAAGTACGGAAGAAGACAGCATGTTTTTCAATGCTTTCAAGTACGCATCAATAGGCATGGCGCTTGTTGCGCCAGATGGAAAATGGCTAAAAGTTAACAGATCGCTATGCGAAATGCTTGGTTATCTGGAAGAAGAAATTTTAGAGAAAACTTTTCAGGATATCACACATCCTGACGACCTTGATGAAGACTTGGTCTATGTGACCAGAATGCTGGCTGGAGTCATCGACAACTACCAGATGGAAAAGCGCTACTTTCATAAAGAAGGATACGTTATCAACATCCTTCTCAGTGTTTCCTTGGTAGTCAATAAAGATAAATCACCTCGTTTTTTCATTTCACAAATACAAGATATAACACGTAGAAAACAAGTTGAAGAAGAATTATTAAAAATATCACGCGAAGACACACTTACTGGAATCGCCAATAGGCGTTATTTTTTTGAACATGCTTCCAGAGAAATGATCAGAGGCAAAAGATTTAATGAATCGCAAACTTTAGCCATGCTCGATATAGATCATTTTAAAAATATCAACGATACGTATGGGCACGAAACAGGTGACATTGTTCTCAAAATAATGGCAAAAGAGTGCAAAAAAATACTGCGCGAAATTGATATATTCGGAAGAATTGGAGGGGAAGAATTTTGCGTCCTGTTCCTGAACACAGACAAGCAGACATCACAAATTCTCGCAGAGAGGTTGCGTAGTCACATAGAAAAAATTGAAGTAATGACTAGCGCTGGAAAAATCAATTTCACCGTGAGTATCGGAATGGTATCTTTCCGTGGCGGAAACAAATCTATCGATGAAAGACTGAGTATTGCCGATCAGGCGCTATACCAAGCAAAAGAATCTGGAAGAAACCGCATTGAAATTATTTCAGAAGCTCTGAGCAACTCAGAAGAAACGCCCGAACCCATACATTCTCAACTTGTTCGGTTAATGTGGAAAGACGAGTACGCATCAGGAAATCTGCTTATAGATAGCCAGCACAGGCATCTTTTCACTAGTTCAAATGAACTACTTAACGCAATAATTACAGGGAAGCCTGATAATAATGTTCTAATACTCGCAAAAAATCTCTTAAATCAGACTGCTAAACACTTTTTGGATGAAGAAAAATTATTATACGAATCTAAATTTCCTGAATTTCGAGATCAT
The Deltaproteobacteria bacterium HGW-Deltaproteobacteria-18 genome window above contains:
- a CDS encoding response regulator, whose translation is MRILIVEDDISGVMLLRKILYNYGEIADVNDGPKAIEAFEKAWNEGNPYNLIFLDIMMPSMSGQDVLSTIRKKETEMRLPQLKEVKVIITSALDSVDSVSQAFNEGRASAYLVKPILKHHVLEEINKLGFV